A stretch of DNA from Pseudanabaena sp. BC1403:
CGACGTTGCGGTGGGTTAGCAGGGACACGCTCTTCTGCCCAATTGTCGCCATCATCCCAAGATTGCTCTTGGCGATAGACGGGGCGTTGCTGCTGTGGTGGTGGAGAATAGGTGCTTCTTGTACCTGATGACAGGGCATTGTCACGAACTGTTGTCGATGGTGGCATGTAATCATCATCAAAGTCGTCTTCCCAAGGTGCTTTACCTAGTCCTAGACGCTCTAGCAATCCTTTGCTAAGTTGGGTCATGCGATCTTCCATGCCTTCGGTGACGATGATGCGATCGCGTCCTACGGCGATGATTTCATTCACATCCAGCTCATAGGTACTGATTAAACTCGCTGGAATAATCGGATTGCCGATGGATGCAACGATTAAAAACTGTAAACTACCTGTCTCAGGCTCAAATTTAAAGTCTCTGACTTTACCCAGTAATTCGCCAGACTCAGTGACGACCTCGTTGTTAATTAGGCTGGTGTAGCGCTCGGTAATCAAGATGTCTTCGAGGATCGATTCGTCATCTACCAAAATCGCATCTGGTCCCAGCAGGTCAATGTTATCGAGGGACATGAAGAATGTGTCACCAATGCCAATCGGTGTTCCTGGGACGAAGCGCTCAGCGACGGTCATACCGACAACTCGCCTCTGATCGACATCTAGCCAGATTTGGGTGACTATGCCAAGCCGCACGGCTGAGCGCTTGCTAAAGACTTGCAAACCCAAGACGGCGGCACGTTGACGAAGATTTTCCGATTGCATCATGGCGGTGACGTGGCTCTAAAAAGATTCCCAAACGATCCCCAACGAGTGGGGCATGAACTAAGCAGGAGGGTAAATACCTAGCCCTGATTCTAGCAGACTAGATCCCCGTCGGTATCTTAACGTTTGTTCGGTCGATTGTTCGGGCGATCGCATTTTCTAATAAGTAGTTCAGCATCATTAAAAACTAAAACCAGCGGGCGGTACGCTCTCTGGTTTTAAGTTTACTTATGCTTTGCTACTTATTTAGTCTTCAGGTATAAG
This window harbors:
- a CDS encoding PRC-barrel domain-containing protein; the protein is MMQSENLRQRAAVLGLQVFSKRSAVRLGIVTQIWLDVDQRRVVGMTVAERFVPGTPIGIGDTFFMSLDNIDLLGPDAILVDDESILEDILITERYTSLINNEVVTESGELLGKVRDFKFEPETGSLQFLIVASIGNPIIPASLISTYELDVNEIIAVGRDRIIVTEGMEDRMTQLSKGLLERLGLGKAPWEDDFDDDYMPPSTTVRDNALSSGTRSTYSPPPQQQRPVYRQEQSWDDGDNWAEERVPANPPQRRQARAEARPEPSRPIAPPPSSSNNYDDDYDDFEDDYLDSKPNFRNETQQQIRDAWGETKIPDKSKQRIPEEEFDEI